In Platichthys flesus chromosome 20, fPlaFle2.1, whole genome shotgun sequence, a single genomic region encodes these proteins:
- the heatr1 gene encoding HEAT repeat-containing protein 1 isoform X2: MTSLAHQLRRLALPQSDPGLLTRAEVASLLFDPKDAASMDKTNFYALGCTGLEELLGIEPVFLEFQDTLFSRASLTLERSVQSKEVNEKLDAGISLFLTRLSPYFLLKPAHKCIEWLVHRFHVHLYNADSLLACALPYHDTNVFVRVLQLLRIRDATNRWNWLHCLQKPGVPLSRGALITHCYTDLSFMDFICSMVTRSIQAYSGHSGSCSQLRVIFSFYASTIVPTLDAVDNVSDTIISKLLPYVQRGLKSPLSDYKAASYMIVCQLAVKVVMEASLVDSLAVHISKSLVKEPVLAREGLGCLIVLLQNQKEGAAGPRAFTRLCSMPSLASTLQVMAAVHDVSPLLRQLLPHLIHHMFSSGENRNHRTGGWCHRTGGWCHRTGGWCHRTGGGCHRTGGGCHRTGGWCHRTGGWCLWTGGWCHRTGGWCHRTGGWCHRTGGWCHHRTGGWCLWTGGWCLWTGGWCHRTGGWCLWTGGWCLWTGGWCHHRTGGWCLWTGGWCLWTGGWCHRTGGWCLWTGGWCHRTGGRCHRTGGWCLWTGGWCHRTGEWCHRTGGWCHRTGEWCHRTGGWCHLGVTGQEGGVTGQEGGVRAELMLCLLVPGEAETEQLGVLESVLESVPLSRGLDQTVARLLLDEYLTQTELSAENLCALDQRLLPLVRLFESRYCGALDGVLSGHVTDLSSPEQKHLFHQFISLSLSSGKYQILGDSDTSLLLSLKHPVPSVRVSAVEHLMSIITSGQKSLDEDFLKDAVMDRVKDDVPEVVAAALKVLEVLLDVLDPEETLSCLMSLMLRVDLCVSEHWLPVLTEAVRLLSDPRLGKGDVEWLQRTGWRLLPFLVVTGARPDSAQLSLASSVARSSVLAQHPLTFNWAEEMDEATKRSSEHGFVGLVNQRLISTLTKNLANMEHFSKRDALEKLVSLVEQQWSSGLRGRTSFLVLTRTLLLGLGELGETQHLLTAQRVFTLLERPLLELIAGDDDVQDASRPVSAPPSFHEALTLYLSRCEQRPGGRLAAELGLVLFSLLRDFISTLKCDDASFKGEVWWNPEKMDTNTCCYLGLICRLFSVVISGAGDGPTAGSFRDMMKLLVQVHVPEPLMLFRFLCLVWGYGSNHGDQLDVKVDAVLQTRALYMGRAVLSVQPATVLQELAAPNSPVVPSLLCCLTSPVREVRRVALGALQSLSGADSPFQPITEKLLKTSEEIVADPAYLSLALGVLHEDSLSCSVKSQQQKLQASMQQLLLSVQTPCCPSYSAAVLLRALSHVNGQPVLSTLLPVLDRLLEQSGPDTPTLLRAEATLIQLILGKYNEASAAMLPEDQTCLDLFIRALKTSTQPHPDIASCQISALEQITKSFFLALGEEKVQQKLLTVIFDVLLESKSPLVANTVSSIFKGLAVDSQLIANELSPPEKPRVSVTVQQTRRSTMSLRKPQESSEGCPEGGAVPWQRVTLILELLQHKKKLKRAQALVPVLFSLLSRSLEPCSGGHANMEYTKQLLLSCLLNVSHKLSPDGRPLGPDVLEEDKFSVELVVQCIRTSDMPQTHHHALLLLGAAATIFPEKVLHNIMPIFTFMGANIMRLDDAYSFRVIDKTVQMVIPALIKAHQLSDDPSSAHVHAVVARIMHVFADALPHVPDHRRLPVLVQLITTLGPRRFLWVLMLLLFKLHAEQTASSVSEKEASLDRDVDFWISLCCQFEVSEQLVSLINILNFLQQLPNEKDDAPVKRRGAKKPEEDEEKLEELIFSVDAHSSKELRHFKFLCVSFMAQLLGSSSFVGKVAEGGDVVDESLQQLQQRLLEENLRFIHSVARCVEENAAKPTAKFWRVLLNKSYDVLDKVNALLPTDTFIAVMRGLMGNQLVSVRRKAMELLNNKLQHRTRWDVQQVNMFLQLIGDLLSIVGKSHSQVTEEAEHGINRQTALYSLKLLCRTFGSGHQEAFVPVLQQAVEMVSSAEEEKNVMGSALLCIAEVVSTLKARAIPQLPRLMPAVLHTLANRKELLTNEIYLLSAVTALQRVTETLPHFISPYLQGITSQVCRLTRLVDSSSSSSSSSVQLSVRLSSLRTVLATQLPPRVLLPNLSSCYSSMVVDKKAHLGALLSILKEHITHMEKDQLSSHQSELTTFFLTALDFRNEHCQGDLEKTWETEGCVIDCLMAMVLKLSEVTFRPLFFKLFDWSRSDSEERQLTFYRLCDAIAERLKGLFVLFAGNLVKPFSDLLRRTNRSQKDEPLFESDGVKNHLLLQLVLSCLQKIFLYDTQRFLSKERADALMKPLVDQLENTVGGQQQYQQMMTQHLVPCVGHFSVALADDAQWKTLNYQILLKTRHSDAKVRFSSLLVLLELTSKLKENYMVLLPETIPFLAELMEDECEEVEQQVQKVVQEMENILGEPLQSYF; encoded by the exons ATGACGTCACTGGCCCACCAGCTGAGGCGCCTGGCGCTGCCGCAGAGCGACCCCGGCCTGCTGACCCGGGCAGAGGTCGCCTCGCTGCTCTTCGACCCCAAAGATGCTGCGTCCATGGACAAAACCAACTTCTACGCCCTCG GCTGCACagggctggaggagctgctgggaaTCGAACCGGTGTTTCTGGAGTTCCAGGACACTCTGTTCAGCCGGGCCTCGCTGACGCTGGAGCGCAGTGTCCAGTCCAAAGAGGTCAACGAGAAGCTGGACGCCGGCATCTCGCTCTTCCTCACCCGCCTCTCTCCGTACTTCCTCCTGAAACCAGCTCACAAGTGCATCGAGTGGCTCGTTCACCG CTTCCACGTCCACCTGTACAACGCAGACAGCCTGCTGGCGTGTGCGCTGCCGTACCACGACACCAACGTGTTTGTCAgagtcctgcagctgctcaggaTCAGAGACGCCACCAACCGATGGAACTGGCTGCACTGCCTGCag AAACCAGGCGTGCCCCTGTCCAGAGGAGCTCTGATCACTCACTGCTACACAGACCTGAGCTTCATGGACTTCATCTGCAGCATGGTCACCAGGTCCATCCAG GCGTACTCGGGTCACTCTGGAAGCTGCTCTCAGCTCAGAGTGATCTTCTCCTTCTACGCGTCCACCATCGTCCCCACGCTGGACGCCGTGGACAACGTGTCGGACACCATCATCTCCAAACTGCTGCCCTACGTTCAGAGG ggCCTGAAGTCGCCGCTGAGCGACTACAAAGCCGCCTCCTACATGATCGTGTGCCAGCTGGCAGTGAAGGTGGTGATGGAGGCGAGTCTGGTGGACAGCCTCGCCGTGCACATCAGCAAGTCGCTGGTCAAAGAGCCGGTCCTGGCTCGAGAAGGTCTGGGCTGCCTCATCGTGCTGCTGCAGAACCAGAAGGAGGGCGCCGCCGGGCCCAG AGCTTTCACCCGCCTCTGCTCGATGCCGTCCCTGGCGTCCACTCTGCAGGTCATGGCGGCGGTTCACGATGTCAGTCCACTGCTGCGTCAGCTGCTTCCTCACCTGATCCACCACATGTTCAGCTCAGGTGAGAACAGGAACCACCGGACAGGAGGGTGGTGCCACCGGACAGGAGGGTGGTGCCACCGGACAGGAGGGTGGTGTCACCGGACAGGAGGGGGGTGTCACCGGACAGGAGGGGGGTGTCACCGGACAGGAGGGTGGTGTCACCGGACAGGAGGGTGGTGTCTCTGGACAGGAGGGTGGTGTCACCGGACAGGAGGGTGGTGTCACCGGACAGGAGGGTGGTGCCACCGGACAGGAGGGTGGTGTCACCACCGGACAGGAGGGTGGTGTCTCTGGACAGGAGGGTGGTGTCTCTGGACAGGAGGGTGGTGTCACCGGACAGGAGGGTGGTGTCTCTGGACAGGAGGGTGGTGTCTCTGGACAGGAGGGTGGTGTCACCACCGGACAGGAGGGTGGTGTCTCTGGACAGGAGGGTGGTGTCTCTGGACAGGAGGGTGGTGTCACCGGACAGGAGGGTGGTGTCTCTGGACAGGAGGGTGGTGTCACCGGACAGGAGGGAGGTGTCACCGGACAGGAGGGTGGTGTCTCTGGACAGGAGGGTGGTGCCACCGGACAGGAGAGTGGTGTCACCGGACAGGAGGGTGGTGCCACCGGACAGGAGAGTGGTGTCACCGGACAGGAGGGTGGTGTCACCTCGGTGTCACCGGACAGGAGGGTGGTGTCACCGGACAGGAGGGTGGTGTCAGAGCAGAgctgatgttgtgtcttctggttCCAGGTGAAGCGGAGACGGAGCAGCTCGGCGTCCTGGAGTCCGTCCTGGAGTCTGTCCCTCTCAGCAGAGGCCTGGATCAAACTGTGGCTCG tttgCTGCTGGACGAGTATCTGACTCAGACCGAGCTCTCTGCTGAGAACCTCTGTGCCCTGGACCAGCGGCTGCTGCCTCTGGTCCGACTGTTCGAGTCCAG aTACTGTGGCGCTCTGGACGGCGTCCTCTCGGGTCACGTGACCGACCTCAGCAGCCCTGAGCAGAAGCATCTTTTCCACCAGttcatttctctctcactgAGCAGTGGGAAGTACCAG ATTCTGGGCGACTCGGACACGTCGCTGCTCCTGAGTCTGAAGCACCCGGTGCCTTCAGTCAGAGTCTCTGCTGTGGAGCACCTGATGAGCATCATCACCTCGGGACAG AAGAGTCTGGACGAAGACTTCCTGAAAGACGCCGTGATGGACCGTGTGAAGGACGACGTCCCCGAGGTGGTGGCGGCTGCTCTGAAGGTCCTGGAG GTTTTGTTGGATGTTCTGGATCCTGAAGAAACGttgtcatgtttaatgtcaCTGATGCTCAGAgtggacctgtgtgtgtccgAGCACTG GCTGCCGGTGCTGACAGAGGCGGTGCGTTTACTGTCCGACCCGCGGCTGGGAAAGGGCGACGTCGAGTGGCTGCAGAGAACCGGCTGGAGGCTGCTGCCCTTCCTGGTGGTCACCGGGGCCCGGCCCGACTCCGCCCAGCTCAGCCTCGCCTCCTCCGTCGCCCGGTCCTCCGTCCTCGCCCAACACCCGCTCACCTTCAACTGGGCTGAAG AAATGGACGAGGCGACCAAGAGAAGCTCTGAACACGGATTCGTGGGTTTGGTCAACCAGCGCCTCATCTCCACGTTGACCAAGAACCTGGCGAACATGGAGCACTTCTCCAAACGAGACGCT ttgGAGAAGTTGGTTTCTCTGgtggagcagcagtggagctcCGGCCTCAGAGGGAGGACGTCCTTCCTGGTTCTGACCCGGACTCTGCTGCTCGGCCTGGGGGAGCTGGGCGAGACGCAGCACCTGCTCACCGCCCAGAGGGTCTTCACGCTGCtggagcgccccctgctggagctCATCGCCGGAGACGATGACGTCCAG GACGCGAGTCGCCCGGTGTCCGCCCCCCCCTCGTTCCACGAGGCGCTGACCTTGTACCTGAGCAGGTGTGAGCAGCGGCCGGGGGGTCGGCTCGCTGCAGAGCTCGGCCtcgtcctcttctctctgctgcggGACTTCATCTCCACTCTCAAGTGCGACGACGCCTCCTTCAAAG gtGAGGTCTGGTGGAACCCGGAGAAGATGGACACCAACACCTGCTGCTACCTGGGATTAATCTGCCGCCTCTTCAGCGTGGTCATCAGCGGCGCCGGAGACGGGCCGACCGCCGGGAGCTTCAGGGACATGATGAAGCTCCTCGTCCAG GTTCACGTGCCGGAGCCTCTGATGCTCTTCAGGTTCCTGTGCCTGGTGTGGGGATACGGCAGTAACCACGGGGACCAGCTGGACGTGAAGGTGGACGCTGTCCTCCAGACTCGGGCTCTGTACATGGGCCGAGCGGTGCTGAGCGTCCAGCCCGCCACCGTGCTGCAGGAGCTGGCGGCGCCGAACTCCCCCG tggtccCGTCCCTGCTGTGTTGTCTCACCTCTCCGGTCCGGGAGGTGCGGAGGGTGGCGCTCGGCGCCCTGCAGAGCCTATCAGGAGCTGACTCTCCcttccagccaatcacagagaagctgctgaagacCTCGGAGGAGATTGTCGCTGACCCCGCCTACTTGAGCTTG GCGCTCGGCGTCCTTCACGAGGACAGCCTGTCGTGCAGCGTGAAGTCgcagcagcagaagctgcaggcgtccatgcagcagctgctgctgagcgtCCAGACGCCATGTTGTCCCTCGTACAGCGCCGCCGTCCTGCTGAGAGCGCTGAGTCATGTTAACGGACAG cCGGTCCTGTCCACCCTGCTTCCTGTTCTCGACCGGCTGCTGGAGCAGAGCGGCCCCGACACGCCCACCCTGCTGCGGGCCGAGGCCACGCTCATCCAGCTCATCCTGGGGAAGTACAACGAGGCGTCCGCCGCCATGTTGCCTGAGGACCAGACCTGTCTGGACCTGTTCATCAGAGCTCTGAAGACGTCCACACAGCCGCACCCGGACATCGCCAGCTGCCAGATCAGCGCTCTGGAACAG ataaCGAAGTCCTTCTTCTTGGCCCTTGGAGAAGAGAAGGTGCAGCAAAAGCTCTTGACGGTGATATTCGACGTGTTGCTGGAGAGCaagagccccctggtggccaacACTGTCAGCAGCATATTTAAAGGG CTCGCAGTGGACAGTCAGCTCATAGCCAATGAGCTGTCTCCACCAGAGAAGCCCAGAGTCAGTGTGACGGTGCAGCAGACCCGAAGGAGCACAATGAGTCTGAG GAAACCTCAGGAGAGCAGCGAGGGGTGTCCAGAGGGGGGCGCTGTGCCGTGGCAGAGAGTCACGCTGATCctagagctgctgcagcacaagaAGAAGCTGAAGCGAGCTCAGGCGCTGGTGCCGGTtctgttctctctgctctcacG GAGTCTGGAGCCGTGTTCAGGAGGTCACGCCAACATGGAGTACAccaagcagctgctgctcagctgtCTGCTCAACGTGTCCCACAAGCTGTCTCCTGATGGACGACCGCTGGGGCCTG ACGTCCTGGAGGAGGATAAGTTCAGCGTGGAGCTGGTGGTTCAGTGCATCAGAACGTCCGACATGCCGCAGACGCACCACCacgctctgctgctgctgggcgcCGCCGCCACCATCTTCCCC GAGAAGGTCCTTCACAACATCATGCCCATCTTCACCTTCATGGGAGCCAACATCATGCGTCTGGACGACGCCTACAGCTTCAGGGTCATCGACAAGACGGTTCAGATGGTGATCCCGGCGCTCATCAAG gctcACCAGCTCTCTGACGACCCGTCGTCGGCTCACGTGCACGCCGTGGTGGCGAGGATCATGCACGTGTTTGCCGACGCGCTGCCTCACGTGCCCGACCACCGGCGGCTCCCCGTCCTTGTCCAGCTGATCACCACGCTGGGCCCCCGCCGCTTCCTCTGGGTCCtgatgctcctcctcttcaagcTGCACGCCGAGCAGACCGCCAGCTCCGTGAGCGAGAAG gaggcgTCACTGGACAGGGACGTAGATTTCTGGATTTCTCTGTGCTGTCAGTTCGAGGTGAGCGAGCAGCTCGTCTCTCTCATCAACATCCTgaacttcctgcagcagctgcccaACGAGAAGGACGACG ctccagtgAAGCGCAGAGGAGCCAAGAAGccggaggaggacgaggagaagctggaggagctgatctTCAGTGTGGACGCTCACAGCAGCAAAGAGCTGAGACACTTCAAGTTCCTCTGCGTCTCCTTCATGGCTCAGCTGCTCGGCTCCAGCAGCTTCGTGGGGAAG GTGGCTGAAGGCGGTGACGTGGTGGACGAGTctcttcagcagctgcagcagag gctgctggaggagaacctGCGCTTCATCCACAGCGTCGCTCGCTGCGTCGAGGAGAACGCCGCCAAGCCCACCGCCAAGTTCTGGAGAGTTCTGCTCAACAAGAGCTACGACGTCCTGGACAAG GTGAACGCTCTGCTGCCCACAGACACCTTCATCGCGGTGATgagggggctgatgggaaatcaGCTGGTGTCCGTCAGGAGGAAGGCCATGGAGCTGCTGAACAACAAACTGCAGCACCGGACCCGGTGGGACGTGCAGCAG GTCAACATGTTCCTGCAGCTGATCGGAGACCTGCTGAGCATCGTGGGTAAGAGTCACAGTCAGGTGACGGAGGAGGCGGAGCACGGCATCAACCGACAGACGGCGCTCTACAGCCTCAAACTGCTGTGTCGCACGTTTGGCTCCGGCCACCAGGAGGCGTTCGTCCCCGTCCTGCAGCAGGCGGTGGAGATGGTGTCGtcggcagaggaggagaagaacgtGATGGGCAGCGCTCTGCTCTGCATCGCCGAGGTGGTCAGCACGCTGAAGGCCCGCGCCATCCCTCAGCTGCCCAG gttgaTGCCTGCAGTGCTGCACACGCTGGCTAACAGGAAGGAGCTGCTGACCAATGAGATCTACCTGCTGAGCGCCGTCACCGCCCTCCAGAGGGTCACCGAGACGCTGCCGCACTTCATCAGCCCCTACCTGCAGGGCATCACGTCCCAG GTGTGTCGTCTGACTCGTCTGGTGGACTCGTCTTcttcgtcctcgtcctcgtccgtCCAGCTCTCGGTGCGTCTCTCGTCCCTCAGGACCGTCCTGGCCACCCAGCTGCCCCCCAGGGTCCTGCTGCCCAACCTGTCCAGCTGCTACAGTTCCATGGTCGTCGATAAGAAG GCTCACCTGGGGGCGCTGCTGAGCATCCTGAAGGAACACATCACTCACATGGAGAAAGATCAGCTGAGCTCCCACCAATCGGAACTCACCACCTTCTTCCTCACGGCCCTCGACTTCCGCAACGAACACTGTCAG ggcGATCTGGAGAAGACGTGGGAGACAGAGGGCTGTGTGATCGACTGCCTGATGGCCATGGTGCTGAAGCTGTCCGAGGTCACCTTCAGGCCGCTCTTCTTCAAG ctctttgatTGGAGCAGATCCGACAGCGAGGAGCGTCAGCTGACCTTCTACCGACTCTGCGACGCCATCGCCGAGCGACTCAAAGGACTCTTCGTCCTGTTCGCAGGAAACTTAGTGAAACCGTTCTCAGATCTTCTCCGAAGGACCAACCGCTCGCAGAAAG ACGAGCCGCTCTTTGAGTCGGACGGCGTGAAGAACcatctgctgctccagctcGTCCTCAGCTGTCTCCAGAAGATCTTCCTGTACGACACACAGAGGTTCCTCAGTAAAGAGCGAGCCGACGCCCTCATGAAGCCACTGGTGGACCAG ttgGAGAACACAGTGGGGGGTCAGCAGCAGTACCAGCAGATGATGACTCAGCACCTGGTTCCGTGTGTTGGTCACTTCTCTGTTGCTCTGGCTGACGACGCTCAGTGGAAAACTCTCAACTATCAGATTCTACTGAAGACGAGGCACAGCGACGCCAAG GTCCGGTTCTCGTCTCTGCTGGTTCTCTTGGAGTTGACATCGAAGCTGAAAGAAAACTACATGGTTCTGCTGCCAGAGACCATCCCCTTCCTGGCTGAGCTGATGGAGG ACgagtgtgaggaggtggagcagcaggttcAGAAGGTCGTTCAGGAGATGGAGAACATCCTGGGGGAGCCGCTTCAGAGCTacttctaa